A stretch of DNA from Roseovarius sp. W115:
CGGTGCTGCAAAGCGACACCGAGGATTTCCTGATGCGTATCTCGCAAATGCAGTGGTCTTTGATGATCTGTGTGTTCTGCGCCAGCCACGTGCCAGCGCTGCTTTTCCTCGACATCCCTGGTTTCGAAGGCCGCAACGTGCTGCTCATTGCCTTTCTCATTGTGGTGGTGCAGCTCTCGGACGTGCTGCAATATACCTGGGGCAAGCTTTTGGGGCGTCATCCGGTGGCCCCCAAACTCTCACCCTCAAAAACATGGGAAGGGCTGATTGGCGGCGTTGCCTCCGCCACCTTGATTGGCACAGCGCTGTGGTGGATTACCCCCTTCACACCACTGCAGGCCGCGCTTATGTCGCTGATCATCACGCTCGCGGGCTTTTTTGGTGGGTTGGTGATGTCGGCCATCAAACGTGACCGGGGGGTCAAGGATTGGGGGCATATGATTGCAGGGCATGGCGGGTTCATTGACCGGCTCGACTCGGTGGTGTTCTCGGCCCCCATCTTCTTTCACCTCACGCGCTACTTCTGGTCGATGACATGAGCCTTCTGCGGTCCAACTTCGCGCATATGGCCGGGGGCTTTGCCCTTATGGGCGGATGGGCTGCGCTGGCGCATGCGAGTTATCCATTCGCCACGCAGGTCAAGGCGGGGCTGACACAAGGTACATTGACCGCAATCATCACACTGGGTTTGAAACAGGTGGTCGAAGCTCTTTCAACGCGGTTGCCCGGCCTTGCAGGATTGATCCTGCCTCCGCTGGTCGCCTGCGCGGTCTCCGTTTCTTTGCTCTACACCATTCATACCCTCGTCGGCACGCCCGAGGTTTGGACCACCCTTGCCTTGCCCTCCACTGTTGCCACGATATACGCGGCCCTCTACACCATCCGTCTGAGGCAAACGCCATGACCGAGAGCCGCCGACCACTGGCCAGCCGTGACACAGGCTGGGCCCAGCGCATCGCCCGCTGGCTTAGTGGCACGTCGCTCACACCCAATCGGATCAGTCAGGGCTCGATCCTCTTTGCGGCGATTGCCTTTCTCGCATTCTGGGCCTCCGCGTACACCGGCACCGTTTTGACAGGCGCGCTCTTTCTGCTGGCCGCGCTGGCTTGTCAGTTCCGCCTGCTTTGCAATCTCTTTGATGGCATGGTCGCGGTTGAGGGAGGCAAGTCAGAACTTGACGGCCCTTTCTGGAACGAGGCACCGGACCGGGCCGCCGACCTGTTGATCCTGACAGGCGCGGGGTTGGCCATCGGCAACCTCGCTCTTGGATTGGCCGCGTCAGCTATGGCCATCGCCACGGCCTATATCCGAGAGCTGGGCCGAGCCGAAGGACTTGGCTCTGACTTCTCGGGGCCTTTTGCCAAACCCCAACGGATGGCCGCCATCACCGTTGGAGCCGTACTGGCTGCGCTGGAGCTTTGGCTGAATGGCACGCGTTACACCTTGCTTGTAGTCCTCTGGATCACGGCCTTGGGCACAGGTTTCACTGTCTTGCGCCGCTCTGCCCGCATGATTGCCGCCTTGAAAGACCGATCCGGGCCTTGAACGTCTGCGAGCGGCCTTCTACACCCAAGGCCAACCCGTATGGTTTCAGAGGACTTATCGCACTGTGACGCAGATCCCCAAAGCGCCGCTCTATCTGGGCCTTGCTGGCACTTTGCCGTTTTTGTGGAGTGCTGCGACGGTTTTATTGCCGAGCCTGTCCGATTGGACAGTCGCCACGCTTGGGGCGCGCTTTGCAGGGCCTTATGTGGGGCTCTTTTACGGCGCGGTGATCCTGAGTTTTATGTCCGGTGTGCTTTGGGGGTTTGCCACAAAACTGCCCGAGGCTGACGCCCCCAAAGGGTATGCCCTCTCAGTTCTGCCGGCCTTGTGGGTGTTTTTCACCCATGGAGGCGGTGCATTTCAGGCAGGGCAGCTTTTGATTCTCGGATTTGCAGCTATCTTACTGCTGGACTGGCATTTCTGGAAAGCCGGGGTTGCGCCATCATGGTGGATGCGCCTGCGCCTTTTGATCACAGCGGTGGTGATCCTGTGCCTGACAATTGGAGTGACGCAATGAGCCAGGATGACGAAACCATTCGGGTCTACAGCGCTGAGGCGGATCGCTATGCAAAGGTCTTCACGCCGCCTGAAAATGATCCGGCACTCATGGCGTTTCTGGAAAGCCTTTCGCCCAACAGCGCCCTTCTTGATCTGGGATGTGGCCCAGGATTTGCGGCAGCTTACATGGCCAAGGCAGGCCACAGCGTCACGGCCACTGACGCGACCCCGGAAATGGTTGAAATGGCGGCGGCGCATCCCGGCGTGACAGCCGAACTGGCCACCTTCGATGACATCTCTGGCACTGATATTTACGATGGTATCTGGGCCAATTTCTGCCTTTTGCACGCGCCCCGCGCTGATTTGCCCAAACACCTTTCGGCGCTGTCAAAGGCGCTCAAACCCCGTGGACTTTTCCATATCGGCATGAAAACCGGCGCGGGTGAGAAACGCGACGGCATCGGACGTCTCTATACCTATGTCACCGAAGACGAGTTGCGCGGGCTTTTGCGAGACGCCGGTTTGACGCCCCTTGACAGCCGCACCGGCGCGGACCCTGGCCTTGATGGCACCGTCGCTCCTTGGGTCACCATGCTGGCGCGTGCGGATGCCTGAGCTTTTTGCCTATACCGATGGGGCCTGTTCAGGCAATCCCGGCCCTGGGGGCTGGGGCGTGCTGATGCAGGCCAAGGATGGCGAGGCGGTTGTGAAAGAGCGAGAGCTTCAGGGCGGCGAGGCGGAGACCACCAACAATCGCATGGAACTGCTTGCGGCCATCCATGCATTGGAAACCCTGTCCAAGCCATCCTCCATCACCATTGTGACAGACAGCGCTTATGTAAAAAACGGCGTCACCGGTTGGATCCATGGCTGGAAGCGCAATGGCTGGAAAACCTCGAATAAGAAACCTGTCAAGAATGTCGAGCTGTGGCAGCGTCTAGATGAAGCCGCTTCGCGCCATGATGTGATCTGGGAATGGGTGAAAGGCCATGCAGGACACCCGGAAAACGAACGCGCAGATGAGCTGGCGCGCGCTGGCATGGCCCCTTTCAAGCCGGAAAAGTAAGCCTGGGTTTCACTGTTCGAAAAATACTCAAAACCCGACGTGACACGCGCGCGCCTATTTGCGTTTTTGCAGCGCCTGATACA
This window harbors:
- a CDS encoding CDP-alcohol phosphatidyltransferase family protein; its protein translation is MTESRRPLASRDTGWAQRIARWLSGTSLTPNRISQGSILFAAIAFLAFWASAYTGTVLTGALFLLAALACQFRLLCNLFDGMVAVEGGKSELDGPFWNEAPDRAADLLILTGAGLAIGNLALGLAASAMAIATAYIRELGRAEGLGSDFSGPFAKPQRMAAITVGAVLAALELWLNGTRYTLLVVLWITALGTGFTVLRRSARMIAALKDRSGP
- the rnhA gene encoding ribonuclease HI, which encodes MPELFAYTDGACSGNPGPGGWGVLMQAKDGEAVVKERELQGGEAETTNNRMELLAAIHALETLSKPSSITIVTDSAYVKNGVTGWIHGWKRNGWKTSNKKPVKNVELWQRLDEAASRHDVIWEWVKGHAGHPENERADELARAGMAPFKPEK
- a CDS encoding class I SAM-dependent DNA methyltransferase; translated protein: MSQDDETIRVYSAEADRYAKVFTPPENDPALMAFLESLSPNSALLDLGCGPGFAAAYMAKAGHSVTATDATPEMVEMAAAHPGVTAELATFDDISGTDIYDGIWANFCLLHAPRADLPKHLSALSKALKPRGLFHIGMKTGAGEKRDGIGRLYTYVTEDELRGLLRDAGLTPLDSRTGADPGLDGTVAPWVTMLARADA
- a CDS encoding DUF3429 domain-containing protein, which gives rise to MTQIPKAPLYLGLAGTLPFLWSAATVLLPSLSDWTVATLGARFAGPYVGLFYGAVILSFMSGVLWGFATKLPEADAPKGYALSVLPALWVFFTHGGGAFQAGQLLILGFAAILLLDWHFWKAGVAPSWWMRLRLLITAVVILCLTIGVTQ
- a CDS encoding phosphatidate cytidylyltransferase, producing MNGMHADFLTLLAGIIGLLIVASGVGYALKQRIAPDGNNATIENLNARILAWWGMTAFLAVAFLAGRGGVILLFAFVSFAALREFVTLTDRRRADHWAIAAAFFVILPAQYALIWCEWYGMWSALIPVYAFLILPIIAVLQSDTEDFLMRISQMQWSLMICVFCASHVPALLFLDIPGFEGRNVLLIAFLIVVVQLSDVLQYTWGKLLGRHPVAPKLSPSKTWEGLIGGVASATLIGTALWWITPFTPLQAALMSLIITLAGFFGGLVMSAIKRDRGVKDWGHMIAGHGGFIDRLDSVVFSAPIFFHLTRYFWSMT